Genomic DNA from Cydia fagiglandana chromosome 3, ilCydFagi1.1, whole genome shotgun sequence:
ATGTAGCATGTCATAATTACAGTCATTTATAGTTAAAACTTTAGTATGTTTTgatgtaagtaagtaggtatataatttttaagtcTTCTCTAGCAGATAAAAACTTCCAtatatattaaacaaaaaaaaaccgtagtaaacaaaacaaaagttcCTACCTACTGTTTGATGAAATTGTGAAATTGTGAAAACTATTGTGTGAAAACTCAATCCTCGGCACCATGTTTGAGGGGCCAAACTTTTTAgacatattttagttttatttagtatgtattagtttttaatttttatttagtttgcgTTGGTTGATTATAATTGGTTGAATATCCCATCTGCCTTTTGTATTTTGTGTTCGAGttgtgcaaataaataaattattgtgtATTTGTGGGCGCAGGAGCTGCCGGTCTCGGAGGTCTCGCCGTCCTCGGCGCCGGCGCCCTCGGCGTGGGTCTGATTGGCGCTAAGGCTGGTTTGGTCGGTGGCGCTCTTGCGGCCGGTGCACTCCAGGGCAGAGGCTTCGGCGGCGGCTATGGCTATGGCGGTGGTTACGGCGGCTACCACTATGGAGGCGGTTATGGCGGCAGCTACGGAGGCGGCTATGGCGGATACGGCGGTGGCTATGGTGGCTACAggtgagtaaattttttttttgtaatagtcagcaaacgagcagacgagccgcctgatgggaagcggtcatcgtcgcccatggacataagcaacaccacaggaACCACACAATTAGcagttttgtaattattttatattgtcTATTTTGCTTGTTCAAATATGACATTATGTAAATATCCCACGAGTCCGCATATTATACTTATCCACCGGCCACCGCCTTGCGTGCCGCAGCGTTATTCGGTAGTTTTTACAATTTAGTCTACCATCTGACCAAGCAACTCCAATGGAAAAATAggccttatggtaacattccatttctaactgcagctgcactaccggtacggaacgcgtcgctgtcattgtcaatttccatagtaaaatcaacagtaatgcagctgtcgttggaaatggactgtcacctttaggttACTTTGGTTGGATTGCGACGCCTGCAGCGTTGTTTTAGTCGTTTGCATGTTTCCCACTGCAACAATGCTGCAGCAGCAATGTTGCATTAGCAAAACTGCTGCAGTGGCAATCCGAATAATCTTTCTTGCTttccttttgttttttatttgtttgtttcaCCGGCATAATAATATTTCTATTATTACAGGTCCTACCCCACATACGTCGTCGAAGAAAGTTGGTGCTGATTGCTTCACAGCAATGGTTGTGTTATTGTTCAAAGACTTTGTTATTTTAAGTGAAGTGGACTAGGTATTATGTAAAATTCAGTGCGTGATATATGAAATACAAACCTACGAGTACAGTATTGTGTATTGATATGGTCAACGAAAAATACCAGTAGGTAGCGTAACCCGCCATGCAGCAACAGGCCACCGGCCAATGACTAGTCATTCTAAACTAATTATGAATTTATTCATCTaaaaacagaattcattttagttagctagccaccttatactaaatctctgcagacttttcttggtctaactcaatGTATATCATGTACGTACAATACATTTCAGGTTAGACACTTGTCTACCCTGCGTGTTAACGAGTGATTTTTTCGGAAATGCGCACTTTTCGTTTGTTCGGAAAGATTTCCAGGATAATATTTTCGATGCAAGCGATTCGGTCATGTATCATGGACGTGCTGCGAGCGTTTATACTGGCTATGTTCTACTACTTACCGAGCCAAAGCGTGCGTAGTTTTTGCTAAGACTAGGTAAAACTGACCTTAAGATCCGTAAGAACTCTACGTGGTCAGGGATTACATTGATGCTGGTCCATCTACTGCAAGTTCTGAGTTGTGCTTGATCAATGGGAACAACGGTTGCGCGGGTGGATGAGCGCGGCTGGCATCGAAACAGCATTAACGGAGATGGATGGGATCGGCCCACGCCATCGCCTCTTTAATCTCGCACAAAAGAGATGTACGATGCACACCCAGCCCGCTGATGATCGCTCTCGAGAGATCACTTCGCGCCGGTTGACAGTGCCGCGCTGTCAGCCGCTCCAACGaccctttatttattttggctATTCAATTACATATATATGAGGGAATTATGGTTTATTTATGTAAACGTCCTTGTTGCCTTTA
This window encodes:
- the LOC134680550 gene encoding acanthoscurrin-2-like — encoded protein: MKVCTVAFGVLVACAAAIALEPSPLIRALQPVEAEEPRQLVPVYIQPTDVQGPRQKRSLLLGAAGLGGLAVLGAGALGVGLIGAKAGLVGGALAAGALQGRGFGGGYGYGGGYGGYHYGGGYGGSYGGGYGGYGGGYGGYRSYPTYVVEESWC